A DNA window from Mucilaginibacter xinganensis contains the following coding sequences:
- a CDS encoding DUF6515 family protein has product MKSLYKYASGLFLTGMLSVVVVASASAQRGATHGGGGGVRMSGGGGGGFRSSGFGISRPATGLNDRGSMLSTRSNNAAVVGYRGRTGNYLGGSTGYHGGAFYRTGLGYYGYPHLGFYLGVLPFGYYPFYWGSSLYYYYGGVFYSPYDNGGYQVTEPPVGAGVPSLPDDAQPIKIDGVQYYELDGVYYKESADDKGKKIYVVAGKDGVLNTGDEVTDPNAAVTAPQVGDVVNQLPDDCRKVTLNGKKYYVSPNNIYYEKVTGPDGNTAYRIASLPNDDKGI; this is encoded by the coding sequence ATGAAAAGCTTATATAAATATGCATCCGGTTTGTTTTTAACAGGGATGCTTTCTGTGGTTGTGGTTGCTTCGGCAAGCGCACAACGTGGTGCAACCCACGGGGGTGGAGGCGGTGTAAGGATGAGCGGCGGGGGAGGCGGAGGCTTTCGCAGCAGTGGTTTTGGTATATCACGCCCGGCAACCGGTTTAAACGATCGTGGCAGTATGTTAAGCACACGAAGCAATAATGCTGCTGTTGTGGGCTACAGGGGCCGTACCGGCAATTACCTGGGTGGCTCAACGGGTTACCACGGCGGGGCATTTTACCGTACAGGGTTAGGCTATTACGGGTACCCCCATCTTGGCTTTTACTTGGGTGTTTTGCCTTTTGGTTACTATCCTTTTTATTGGGGCTCATCGCTTTATTACTATTATGGCGGCGTATTTTACAGCCCGTATGATAACGGTGGTTACCAGGTTACTGAACCACCGGTTGGTGCGGGTGTTCCAAGCCTGCCGGATGATGCCCAGCCTATAAAAATTGATGGCGTGCAGTATTATGAGCTTGACGGGGTTTACTACAAAGAAAGTGCTGATGATAAAGGCAAAAAGATATATGTAGTAGCAGGCAAAGATGGTGTTTTAAATACCGGTGATGAAGTTACCGATCCTAATGCAGCAGTTACCGCACCGCAGGTTGGCGACGTAGTGAATCAATTGCCTGATGACTGCCGTAAAGTAACCTTGAACGGGAAGAAATATTACGTGTCTCCTAACAATATTTATTACGAAAAAGTGACAGGCCCTGATGGTAATACTGCTTACCGCATAGCCAGCCTGCCAAATGACGATAAAGGCATCTAA
- a CDS encoding OmpA family protein: MKTLKTKLATYSIALAMAGMLGAGCNSLTKTQKGAAIGAGGGGVVGALIGKAAGNTALGAIIGGAVGGTAGALIGHKMDKQAAEIKQTVPGATVTRAGEGIIVNFSSGILFDTDKADVKAVAQTNLQKLAASLQNNPETNILIVGHTDNTGTAAHNMDLSIRRAEAVKSVITADNINGSRLTVQGKGETEPIGDNNTVDGRAQNRRVEIVIVANDQMKTQAKTTGQ; encoded by the coding sequence ATGAAAACTTTAAAAACTAAATTAGCTACTTATAGTATAGCTTTAGCAATGGCCGGCATGTTAGGCGCGGGCTGTAATTCATTAACAAAAACTCAAAAAGGCGCAGCTATAGGAGCCGGCGGCGGCGGTGTTGTAGGTGCGCTTATTGGTAAGGCGGCGGGAAATACCGCATTAGGCGCTATAATTGGTGGTGCCGTAGGCGGTACTGCCGGAGCGCTTATCGGTCATAAAATGGATAAACAAGCTGCTGAAATTAAACAAACCGTTCCTGGAGCAACCGTTACCAGGGCAGGTGAAGGGATCATTGTAAATTTCAGTTCCGGAATTTTGTTTGATACAGACAAAGCAGACGTTAAGGCTGTTGCACAAACTAACCTTCAAAAACTGGCCGCTTCTTTACAAAACAATCCTGAAACAAATATCCTGATTGTTGGACATACAGATAATACCGGTACAGCAGCTCATAATATGGACCTGTCTATCAGAAGAGCGGAAGCTGTAAAATCAGTGATCACGGCTGATAACATTAATGGTTCACGATTAACTGTACAGGGTAAAGGCGAAACTGAGCCTATCGGCGATAACAATACAGTTGACGGACGTGCACAGAACCGTCGTGTAGAAATTGTGATTGTTGCCAATGATCAAATGAAAACCCAGGCTAAAACAACCGGTCAATAA
- a CDS encoding heavy-metal-associated domain-containing protein, with protein sequence MKTLKIFIILLVLTTGIAKAQFTKAELQVSGLTCALCAKAAEKSLKSLPFIGEIKTDLIRNTYLLTFKPGEQVNFDQISKKVRDAGFFVNNLKATFNFAGIQVADNHFSYGGDTFQLMNAGKSPEGETALTIIDKGFAPKSVSKKYLGQLADTPASGSGRVYHVAI encoded by the coding sequence ATGAAAACTCTGAAAATATTTATCATCCTGCTGGTACTTACCACAGGAATTGCCAAAGCTCAATTTACCAAAGCTGAGCTGCAGGTGAGCGGCCTTACCTGCGCCTTATGCGCCAAAGCTGCCGAAAAGTCGTTGAAATCACTTCCTTTTATCGGTGAGATAAAAACCGACCTGATCCGCAATACTTACCTGCTAACCTTTAAGCCCGGCGAGCAGGTAAACTTTGACCAGATCAGTAAAAAGGTACGGGATGCAGGGTTTTTTGTGAATAACCTTAAAGCCACCTTTAACTTTGCCGGCATTCAGGTTGCCGACAATCATTTTAGCTATGGTGGCGACACCTTTCAGTTGATGAATGCAGGCAAATCGCCCGAAGGCGAAACTGCTTTAACTATTATAGATAAAGGTTTCGCACCAAAATCAGTATCAAAAAAATACCTCGGCCAGCTTGCTGATACCCCTGCTTCCGGTTCGGGAAGGGTTTACCATGTGGCGATATAG
- a CDS encoding M16 family metallopeptidase has translation MKLNYKISVAALALLVASGGAFAQVKRKPVPSPKNKPGTLEQKHLVNPNAGALPVDPDVIIGKLPNGLTYYVRKNTEPKNRAELYLVNKVGSVLETDDQQGLAHFTEHMAFNGTRDFPKNDMVSFLQKSGIKFGADLNAYTSFDETVYQLPLPTDSVAVFEKGFNILANWASYVTFDPKEIDAERGVVLGEKLANGKNAQERLSNQTYPVLLNNSRYAQRIPIGKEEILKTFKPETIKSFYHDWYRPDLQAVIAVGDFDPARVVELIKRNFSSLQNPANEKPRTVYSVPPTAGTVVKIATDKEFPYTLAEIIVKHPQAIVKTVADFMQGIRVQLFNQMLNDRISELTQKPTPPFVYGQSSYAPFIGRLDAFTTIAVAKPGGLETAIKAAVAETERVRRFGFTLTELERAKQSALIGIDNAYRERDKTRSVNFVGEYQQNFITGDAIPGLSYSYNFYVNNINKISLEQMNSLAGKFVSDQNRVIIIEAPENEKDKLPNEKTILEWIGSAGKNITPYVDNTTDKPLLAKLPTPGKISDTKVDSLIGTTTLTLSNGLKVILKPTKFKNDQVLINGYSFGGTSLVSDDDYTSAELAGGIIGSSGIADFTQIQLNKLLSGKNVSVSPYISNIAEGITAGTTPKDFETAMQLIYLYFTQPRKDNDVWQANISQTNALLANRGLNPGSVFQDTVTATLNNHNFREMVVTPERLNKATLDKAYSFYKERFADASSFVFTFVGNFDVEVLKPYIEAYLGSLPSTNSKTTYKNLNIYPPAGQITKTVNKGIGEKASVQLVFNGAYEYNAANNIQIDALEEILQIRLLDRLREKDGGTYAPGVRANYKKIPNSRYSFTVSFECAPADVDKLTSDALDEVNKLKQTGALQADIDKFVAEEARSTQVQLKENVFWAGYLGAASQNDDNPDEILRHVSSLSDITPQSTKDAANKYLNGNNLIKFILLPEKK, from the coding sequence ATGAAATTAAACTATAAGATTTCTGTTGCGGCGCTGGCTTTGCTTGTTGCTTCGGGCGGGGCATTTGCCCAGGTAAAAAGAAAGCCTGTTCCCTCACCCAAAAACAAACCCGGCACACTTGAACAAAAGCATTTGGTTAACCCTAATGCGGGTGCGTTACCTGTTGATCCGGATGTAATTATTGGCAAATTACCCAACGGCCTAACTTATTATGTCCGCAAAAACACCGAACCTAAAAACCGTGCGGAACTATACCTTGTAAATAAGGTTGGGTCGGTACTGGAAACAGACGACCAGCAGGGACTGGCACACTTTACCGAACACATGGCCTTTAACGGCACCCGTGATTTTCCGAAAAATGACATGGTAAGCTTCCTGCAAAAGTCGGGCATTAAATTTGGCGCCGACCTGAATGCTTATACTTCGTTTGATGAAACCGTTTATCAGTTACCGCTGCCCACCGATAGCGTGGCGGTATTTGAAAAGGGATTTAATATCCTGGCCAACTGGGCTTCGTATGTTACTTTTGACCCCAAGGAGATTGATGCAGAACGCGGAGTGGTACTTGGCGAAAAACTGGCCAACGGAAAGAATGCCCAAGAACGTTTAAGCAACCAAACTTACCCCGTGCTGCTAAATAATTCACGCTACGCGCAGCGCATTCCAATAGGTAAAGAAGAGATCCTGAAGACCTTTAAACCGGAAACCATAAAAAGCTTTTACCATGACTGGTACCGGCCTGACTTGCAGGCTGTAATTGCCGTGGGCGATTTTGACCCGGCACGCGTGGTGGAGCTCATCAAAAGAAATTTCTCTTCATTGCAAAACCCTGCTAACGAAAAGCCACGGACCGTTTATTCGGTGCCACCTACCGCCGGAACTGTAGTTAAAATAGCTACTGACAAGGAGTTTCCGTACACCCTGGCTGAAATTATTGTAAAGCATCCGCAGGCAATAGTGAAAACAGTTGCTGATTTTATGCAGGGGATCCGCGTTCAGTTATTTAACCAGATGTTAAACGACAGGATTAGCGAACTTACCCAAAAACCAACCCCACCGTTTGTTTACGGTCAAAGCAGTTATGCGCCCTTTATTGGCAGGCTTGACGCTTTTACCACCATTGCGGTGGCGAAACCCGGCGGCCTTGAAACGGCCATAAAAGCAGCAGTTGCCGAAACAGAGCGTGTACGTCGCTTTGGTTTTACCTTAACCGAACTGGAAAGAGCAAAACAAAGTGCTTTAATAGGGATTGATAACGCTTACCGCGAAAGAGATAAAACCCGGTCAGTAAATTTTGTTGGCGAATACCAGCAAAACTTTATTACGGGCGATGCTATTCCCGGTCTGTCGTACTCGTACAATTTTTACGTAAATAACATCAACAAGATCAGCCTGGAGCAAATGAATTCTTTGGCCGGAAAATTTGTGAGCGACCAAAACAGAGTGATTATTATTGAGGCCCCGGAGAATGAAAAAGACAAATTACCAAATGAGAAAACCATTTTAGAATGGATTGGATCTGCCGGCAAAAATATAACGCCTTATGTTGACAATACAACCGACAAGCCATTGCTTGCCAAATTGCCAACGCCAGGCAAAATAAGTGATACAAAGGTGGATAGCCTGATAGGCACTACTACCCTAACGCTCAGCAACGGTTTAAAAGTAATATTAAAACCAACTAAGTTTAAAAACGACCAGGTATTGATAAACGGCTATAGTTTTGGTGGCACTTCGCTGGTAAGCGATGATGATTATACTTCGGCAGAACTTGCCGGTGGCATTATAGGAAGCAGCGGCATTGCTGATTTCACACAGATCCAGCTGAACAAGCTTTTAAGCGGTAAAAACGTAAGCGTTTCGCCTTACATCAGTAACATTGCCGAAGGGATAACCGCCGGTACAACGCCAAAGGATTTTGAAACCGCGATGCAACTTATTTACCTGTACTTTACGCAGCCCCGTAAAGATAATGATGTATGGCAGGCAAATATCAGCCAAACCAATGCTTTACTGGCCAATCGTGGTCTTAACCCAGGCAGTGTATTCCAGGATACTGTTACCGCTACGCTGAACAATCATAATTTCAGAGAGATGGTTGTTACGCCGGAAAGGCTTAACAAAGCCACCCTTGATAAAGCATACTCCTTTTACAAAGAGCGTTTTGCTGATGCAAGTTCATTTGTATTTACTTTTGTAGGGAATTTTGATGTGGAGGTACTAAAGCCTTACATAGAAGCGTATCTCGGCAGCTTGCCGTCAACAAACAGCAAAACCACCTACAAAAATTTAAACATCTATCCGCCTGCAGGCCAGATAACCAAAACAGTAAACAAAGGCATAGGCGAAAAAGCCAGTGTTCAGCTGGTTTTCAACGGTGCTTATGAATATAACGCCGCCAACAACATCCAGATAGACGCCCTTGAAGAAATTTTGCAGATCAGGCTGTTAGACAGGCTGCGCGAAAAAGACGGCGGCACTTATGCCCCCGGTGTAAGGGCTAATTATAAAAAGATTCCTAACAGCAGGTATAGCTTTACAGTATCATTTGAGTGTGCCCCTGCTGACGTTGATAAGCTGACCAGCGACGCGCTTGATGAAGTGAATAAATTAAAACAGACGGGGGCTTTACAGGCTGATATTGACAAATTTGTTGCTGAAGAGGCGCGTTCAACACAGGTGCAATTAAAGGAAAATGTATTTTGGGCGGGCTATTTGGGAGCAGCATCGCAAAATGATGACAATCCGGATGAGATATTGCGCCATGTTAGCAGTTTAAGCGACATAACACCGCAAAGCACCAAAGATGCCGCTAACAAATATCTTAATGGCAATAACCTGATAAAATTTATTTTATTGCCTGAAAAAAAGTAA
- a CDS encoding nuclear transport factor 2 family protein: protein MKSKFLTTAFIALYSITLVYGQQTVKKILKDSAQAAQQQTEIYKAIFKADSQLFNAFNNCDSTTYKRALTADFEFYHDQGGLHYLNEELLSFKEMCNRNSHIRRELLKETLEVYKIGENDALEIGVHRFFHTNKGETEHLSGIYKFIQIWQKEEGTWKLKRVISYGHDKMNNN, encoded by the coding sequence ATGAAATCGAAATTTTTAACAACAGCCTTTATCGCACTTTATTCAATTACATTAGTCTATGGACAGCAAACTGTAAAGAAAATATTAAAAGACAGCGCGCAAGCTGCTCAACAACAAACTGAGATTTACAAAGCGATATTTAAAGCCGATAGCCAATTGTTTAACGCTTTTAATAATTGCGACAGCACTACCTATAAAAGAGCACTAACAGCCGATTTTGAGTTTTATCATGACCAGGGAGGGTTGCATTACCTGAACGAAGAGCTGCTGTCTTTTAAAGAAATGTGTAACCGCAATTCTCACATTAGAAGGGAATTATTAAAAGAGACTTTAGAAGTTTATAAAATTGGAGAAAACGATGCCCTTGAGATAGGGGTTCATCGCTTTTTTCATACAAACAAAGGTGAAACCGAACATTTAAGCGGCATATATAAATTCATTCAAATTTGGCAAAAGGAAGAAGGAACATGGAAGCTTAAACGGGTTATAAGTTATGGACATGACAAAATGAACAATAATTAG
- the nagB gene encoding glucosamine-6-phosphate deaminase — MARLNLLEETRYEKLPVTVYANQQEGSLAVAQRIAGLIKDKTAKGEHTVLGLATGVTPIQVYAELVRQHREEGLSFKNVITFNLDEYYPMQPDAAQSYVTFMNENLFAHVDIDPANVHIPDGTLDQEAVAAFCLAYEKKITELGGLDLQILGIGRTGHIGFNEPGSAPNSGTRLVTLDDLTRNDASRDFGGKQNVPTKAITMGIGTIFKAREIILMAWSQKKASIIKKAVEGEMSGDVPATYLQLSDNVEFVLDAPAASSLTRFDTPWLVKDCVWENGLKKKAVIWLADTLDKPILKLTEEDYNNHGMAQLAVEQGPVYNINIDIFNQLQHTITGWPGGKPDSDDSQRPERAQPARKRSIIFSPHPDDDVISMGGTFIRLVDQGHDVHVAYQTSGNTAVWDDDVLRFVEFAIDFNESIGDDSSKLKKVYEDMRAFIPTKQPNQVDTKEIRDVKGFIRKTEAISGARYAGLEDDHIHFMALPFYETGKIKKNTAGEADILLTMELLQKVKPQQVFAAGDFADPNGTHLVCFNIIIAALKRLRETEDWVKDCWLWMYRGAWLEFEIHEIEMAVPLSPQEVIRKRNAIFKHQSQKDRPVFPGDDAREFWVRAEDRTRETAHAYDKLGMAEYEAMEAFVRYMY; from the coding sequence ATGGCGCGATTAAATTTACTGGAAGAGACGCGGTACGAGAAGCTGCCGGTAACGGTGTATGCTAACCAGCAGGAAGGCTCGCTGGCGGTAGCGCAGCGGATAGCCGGGCTGATAAAAGACAAGACAGCGAAAGGAGAGCACACGGTGCTGGGCCTGGCAACCGGCGTAACGCCGATACAGGTGTATGCCGAACTGGTGCGGCAGCACCGGGAAGAAGGGCTGAGCTTTAAAAACGTGATCACCTTTAACCTGGACGAATACTACCCCATGCAGCCGGATGCGGCACAGAGCTATGTAACGTTCATGAACGAGAACCTCTTCGCCCACGTAGATATTGATCCGGCCAATGTACATATCCCTGACGGGACGCTGGACCAGGAAGCGGTAGCCGCCTTTTGTTTGGCGTATGAGAAAAAGATCACCGAACTGGGCGGGCTCGACCTGCAGATCCTGGGGATCGGCCGTACGGGACACATCGGTTTTAACGAGCCCGGCTCGGCCCCCAACTCCGGCACCCGGCTGGTAACGCTGGATGACCTGACGCGCAACGATGCCTCCAGGGACTTTGGCGGCAAGCAGAATGTACCCACCAAGGCCATCACCATGGGCATCGGAACGATCTTCAAGGCCCGGGAGATCATCCTGATGGCCTGGAGCCAGAAGAAAGCATCCATCATTAAGAAAGCCGTGGAAGGGGAAATGTCTGGCGATGTGCCGGCTACTTACCTGCAGTTATCGGATAATGTGGAGTTTGTGCTGGATGCCCCGGCAGCAAGCTCGCTTACCCGGTTTGATACCCCATGGCTGGTAAAAGACTGCGTTTGGGAAAACGGGCTGAAAAAGAAAGCCGTGATCTGGCTGGCCGACACGCTGGACAAGCCGATCCTGAAACTGACAGAAGAAGATTATAACAACCATGGCATGGCCCAGCTGGCCGTAGAACAGGGGCCGGTATATAACATCAATATAGACATTTTTAACCAGCTGCAGCACACCATTACCGGCTGGCCGGGCGGCAAGCCTGACTCGGACGACAGCCAGCGCCCCGAACGGGCACAGCCGGCACGCAAACGTTCCATCATCTTCTCGCCCCACCCCGATGATGATGTGATCTCCATGGGCGGCACCTTCATCAGGCTGGTGGACCAGGGGCATGATGTGCATGTGGCCTATCAAACCTCCGGCAATACAGCCGTATGGGATGATGATGTGCTGCGCTTTGTGGAGTTTGCCATTGACTTTAATGAAAGCATTGGCGATGATAGCAGCAAACTAAAAAAAGTGTATGAAGACATGCGTGCCTTTATCCCGACCAAACAACCCAACCAGGTAGATACCAAAGAGATCAGGGATGTAAAAGGCTTTATCCGCAAAACGGAAGCGATCTCGGGGGCAAGATATGCAGGGCTGGAAGATGACCATATCCACTTTATGGCGCTGCCATTCTACGAAACCGGCAAGATCAAGAAGAACACCGCAGGCGAGGCCGATATCCTGCTGACTATGGAACTGTTGCAAAAGGTAAAACCGCAGCAGGTATTTGCAGCAGGCGACTTTGCCGACCCGAACGGCACACACCTGGTGTGCTTTAACATTATTATAGCCGCCCTGAAAAGATTAAGGGAAACCGAGGACTGGGTAAAGGACTGCTGGCTGTGGATGTACCGCGGTGCATGGCTGGAGTTTGAGATCCATGAGATAGAGATGGCTGTACCCTTATCGCCACAGGAGGTGATCCGCAAGCGCAATGCCATCTTTAAGCACCAGAGCCAGAAAGACAGGCCGGTGTTCCCCGGTGATGATGCCAGGGAGTTCTGGGTGAGGGCGGAAGACCGTACCCGTGAAACCGCACATGCTTATGACAAGCTCGGAATGGCTGAATATGAAGCCATGGAAGCTTTTGTAAGATATATGTACTAA
- a CDS encoding CocE/NonD family hydrolase: protein MKKLLLLTGVMLWCTVTFAQSTPDTAYIRDHYTKMEKYITMRDGKKLFTSIYLPKDQTKKYPILMTRTPYTVSPYGANNYRKSLGQNALLEKDGFIFVYQDVRGKWMSEGDFIDVRPNIDNKKGKQQVDESSDTYDTIDWLVKNLPNNNGKVGIEGISYPGFYSTASLPNAHPALKAVSPQAPVTDWFIGDDFHHNGALFVMDAFSFITSFGVPRPVPITPAQFKTAIKYKYTDNYKFYLKLGALPNYKKYYFGDSVKFWNDMMAHSNYDSFWQDMNIRPHLKNIAPATMTVGGFFDAEDCFGALHVYEALEKQNPQSHKNMLVMGPWYHGGWERADGGQFFGDQDFGSKASLWFRENVELPFFKYYLKGEGEMDLPEATIFLTGSNEWKKFSKWPPENSTEKTLYFHADGKLSFEAPTGTESFDEYVSDPNNPVPYQDGVQRGRTREYMLDDQRFAERRPDVKGYQTDTLTSDMTLTGPVVADLFSSISTTDADYVVKLIDVFPDNYPNPSPNPKNVTMAGYEMLVRGEIFRGKFRNSFEKPEPFTPGKVTEVKYNLPDVGHTFRKGHRIMIQVQSSWFPLADRNPQKFVDINQAKDSDFQKSTIRIYHDTQNKSSVKITVLQ from the coding sequence ATGAAAAAACTGCTACTCTTAACCGGGGTTATGTTGTGGTGCACCGTTACCTTTGCACAGTCAACTCCCGACACCGCCTACATCAGGGATCACTATACCAAAATGGAAAAGTATATTACCATGCGTGATGGTAAAAAGCTGTTTACATCCATCTATCTGCCTAAGGACCAAACAAAAAAATATCCTATTTTAATGACGCGTACCCCTTATACGGTATCGCCCTACGGTGCAAATAATTACCGGAAGTCGCTAGGTCAAAATGCACTGCTTGAAAAGGACGGATTTATTTTTGTTTACCAGGACGTTCGCGGAAAGTGGATGAGCGAAGGTGATTTTATTGATGTGCGGCCAAATATTGACAACAAAAAAGGCAAACAGCAGGTTGACGAAAGTTCAGACACTTATGATACGATAGACTGGCTGGTAAAAAATTTGCCCAATAACAATGGTAAAGTTGGGATTGAAGGCATCTCATATCCGGGGTTTTACTCAACTGCTTCGTTGCCTAACGCCCATCCTGCACTTAAAGCCGTCTCGCCGCAGGCCCCGGTTACGGATTGGTTCATCGGGGATGATTTTCACCACAACGGTGCCCTGTTCGTTATGGATGCTTTTTCATTTATCACCAGCTTTGGCGTACCCCGCCCTGTGCCCATTACTCCGGCACAGTTTAAAACGGCTATTAAATATAAATACACAGATAATTATAAGTTCTACTTAAAGCTGGGTGCATTACCGAATTATAAGAAATACTATTTTGGCGATTCGGTTAAGTTTTGGAACGATATGATGGCGCATTCAAATTACGACAGCTTTTGGCAGGACATGAACATTCGCCCGCATTTAAAAAATATCGCCCCGGCAACCATGACCGTTGGAGGCTTTTTTGATGCTGAAGATTGCTTTGGCGCTTTACATGTGTACGAGGCACTGGAAAAACAAAATCCGCAAAGCCACAAAAACATGCTGGTAATGGGGCCATGGTATCACGGTGGCTGGGAGCGAGCCGATGGCGGCCAGTTTTTCGGCGACCAGGATTTTGGCTCAAAAGCCAGCTTGTGGTTCCGTGAAAATGTTGAACTGCCTTTCTTTAAGTATTACCTGAAGGGAGAGGGCGAAATGGACCTGCCGGAAGCTACCATATTTTTAACAGGGAGCAACGAATGGAAAAAATTCAGCAAATGGCCACCGGAAAACTCGACTGAAAAAACGTTATACTTTCATGCTGATGGCAAACTGTCTTTCGAGGCGCCAACAGGAACTGAAAGCTTTGATGAGTATGTGAGCGATCCGAATAATCCGGTGCCTTACCAGGATGGTGTACAAAGAGGCCGTACAAGAGAATATATGCTGGATGACCAGCGTTTTGCAGAGCGGCGGCCTGACGTTAAGGGTTATCAAACCGATACTTTAACCAGCGATATGACATTAACGGGCCCGGTTGTAGCCGATTTGTTCTCGTCCATAAGTACTACCGATGCTGATTATGTGGTTAAGCTGATAGATGTTTTTCCGGATAATTACCCTAATCCAAGCCCTAATCCCAAAAACGTAACCATGGCCGGCTATGAAATGCTGGTTCGCGGCGAGATCTTCAGGGGTAAATTCCGTAACTCATTTGAAAAACCGGAACCCTTTACCCCCGGTAAGGTAACCGAAGTTAAATATAACCTGCCTGATGTTGGTCATACTTTCAGAAAAGGGCACCGAATTATGATCCAGGTGCAAAGCTCATGGTTCCCGTTGGCCGACCGTAATCCGCAAAAGTTTGTGGACATTAACCAGGCAAAAGATTCGGATTTTCAGAAATCAACCATCCGGATCTATCATGATACACAGAATAAATCAAGCGTTAAGATTACTGTACTACAGTAA
- a CDS encoding M1 family metallopeptidase has translation MKLNKSLIICVLGLISFGAKAQLGVKKETFTRADSLRGYMSPLRTCYDINYYHLDVKFDIENKFISGSNLFKFTATEDFTELQFDLFANLKVEKVVYKGKELPFTREFNAVFVTFPATINKGSKDEFTVFYSGNPTIAKRAPWDGGIVFSKDSLGNPWVATACQGIGASIWWPNKDQQEDEVDSALISISVPKGLTDASNGRLRKVTDLKNGYTRFDWFVSNPINNYDIEANIGKYSHISDSYAGEKGKLSLDYWVLSYNVEKAKKQFGENVKDMIKAFEHWFGPYPFYEDGYKLIEAPHLGMEHQSGTAYGNHYQNGYLGRDLSGTGWGLKWDFIVVHESGHEWFGNNITSKDLADMWIHESFTNYSESLFIEQRYGKQAGQEYVHGTRFAIQNDAPILGVYNVNKEGSGDMYYKGGNMLNMIRTVINDDEKWRSILRGLNKTFYHKTVTYDDVVNYINEQSGKNLSPVFDQYLKYRGIPILNFMETGGKLYVRWISDVKGFDMSVRVKLKGGEYQFITPSTRFKPVEISGAKKDNIEVDTFNYYIGVLVD, from the coding sequence ATGAAACTGAACAAATCATTAATTATCTGCGTCCTTGGGTTAATCTCATTTGGCGCAAAAGCACAGCTGGGCGTAAAGAAAGAAACCTTTACCCGGGCCGACTCCCTGCGCGGCTACATGAGCCCGCTGCGCACCTGTTATGATATCAACTATTACCACCTGGATGTTAAGTTTGACATCGAAAATAAATTCATCAGCGGCAGTAACCTGTTTAAATTTACAGCAACAGAAGACTTTACTGAACTACAGTTTGACCTGTTTGCTAATTTAAAGGTTGAAAAAGTAGTTTACAAGGGTAAAGAATTGCCTTTTACCCGTGAATTTAATGCGGTGTTTGTAACTTTCCCCGCTACTATTAATAAAGGAAGTAAAGATGAATTTACAGTATTTTATTCCGGCAACCCTACTATTGCCAAACGCGCACCATGGGATGGAGGGATTGTATTCTCAAAAGATTCATTGGGTAACCCCTGGGTAGCAACAGCCTGCCAGGGTATAGGTGCCAGCATCTGGTGGCCTAATAAAGATCAGCAGGAAGACGAAGTTGACAGCGCCCTGATCAGCATAAGTGTGCCTAAAGGATTAACGGATGCATCAAACGGCCGCCTGCGCAAGGTTACCGACCTTAAAAACGGTTATACCCGGTTCGATTGGTTTGTGTCAAATCCTATCAATAACTATGATATTGAGGCCAACATCGGCAAATACTCCCACATCAGCGACAGCTACGCCGGCGAAAAAGGCAAGCTAAGTTTAGATTATTGGGTATTGAGCTATAATGTTGAAAAAGCCAAAAAGCAGTTCGGCGAAAATGTAAAAGATATGATAAAGGCTTTTGAGCATTGGTTTGGCCCTTATCCTTTTTACGAAGATGGCTATAAACTGATAGAAGCGCCGCACCTGGGTATGGAACACCAAAGCGGGACCGCGTATGGCAATCATTACCAGAACGGCTACCTGGGCCGCGACCTTTCCGGAACAGGCTGGGGTTTAAAATGGGATTTTATTGTAGTTCACGAAAGCGGGCATGAGTGGTTTGGCAATAACATTACCTCAAAAGACCTTGCCGACATGTGGATCCATGAGAGCTTTACCAATTATTCTGAATCGTTATTTATTGAGCAGCGCTACGGCAAGCAAGCAGGGCAGGAGTATGTGCATGGCACACGGTTCGCCATCCAGAACGATGCGCCTATCCTTGGCGTTTATAACGTGAACAAAGAGGGGTCGGGCGATATGTATTATAAAGGCGGCAACATGCTGAACATGATCCGCACCGTTATTAACGACGATGAAAAGTGGCGCAGTATTTTACGCGGGCTCAACAAAACCTTTTATCATAAAACCGTTACTTACGATGATGTGGTAAATTACATCAATGAACAATCGGGTAAAAATCTCTCGCCCGTGTTTGACCAGTATTTAAAATACAGGGGCATCCCGATATTAAACTTTATGGAAACCGGCGGGAAACTGTATGTACGCTGGATCTCTGATGTAAAAGGTTTCGATATGTCGGTGCGGGTAAAGCTAAAAGGCGGCGAATACCAGTTTATTACGCCTTCAACCCGTTTTAAGCCTGTTGAAATCAGCGGCGCTAAGAAGGATAATATTGAGGTGGATACCTTTAATTATTATATCGGGGTACTGGTTGATTAA